One Comamonas endophytica DNA window includes the following coding sequences:
- a CDS encoding peptide chain release factor 3, translated as MSYASETRRRRTFAIISHPDAGKTTLTEKLLLFSGAIQIAGAVKGRKASRHATSDWMEIEKQRGISVASSVMQMSYRDHVVNLLDTPGHKDFSEDTYRVLTAVDSALMVIDAANGVEAQTRRLIEVCRQRDTPIITFVNKMDREVRDPLDIMDEVERELGMPCCPMTWPVGQGKSFGGIINLRTRTMTVFESGSERRPQDFETIPLSDADKLRARFGDTFDTAMESMELAVGASPEWDHEAFLAGKLTPVFFGSGVNNFGVMEVLDALVDMSPPPGPRTSTLVVNKQPVVKTIEPEDKGFSGVVFKVQANMDANHRDRIAFVRVASGRYTPGMKLRVQRTGKDMRPTSVVTFMSQRREAVEEAYAGDIIGFTIHGGVQLGDTITDGAALQFTGLPFFAPEMFMTVVLKNPLRTKQLQQGLAQLGEEGAIQVFKPDAGGNMLLGAIGQLQFEVVQHRLKAEYDADIRLEGCQYTGARWITADSPAELREFENAYVLRMAHDAAGTLAFLCTSPYDVRLAQERFPKIHFHPLREHAGLSLSNS; from the coding sequence GTGTCCTACGCTTCAGAAACCCGGCGGCGCCGCACGTTCGCCATCATTTCCCACCCGGACGCGGGCAAGACCACGCTGACCGAAAAGCTGCTGCTGTTCTCGGGCGCGATCCAGATCGCCGGCGCCGTCAAGGGCCGCAAGGCCAGCCGCCACGCGACCTCGGACTGGATGGAAATCGAGAAGCAGCGCGGCATCTCGGTGGCCTCGTCGGTCATGCAGATGTCCTACCGCGACCATGTGGTCAACCTGCTCGACACGCCGGGCCACAAGGACTTCTCCGAGGACACCTACCGCGTGCTCACCGCCGTGGACTCGGCGCTGATGGTGATCGACGCGGCGAACGGCGTCGAGGCCCAGACGCGCCGCCTGATCGAGGTCTGCCGCCAGCGCGACACGCCGATCATCACCTTCGTCAACAAGATGGACCGCGAGGTGCGCGATCCGCTCGACATCATGGACGAGGTCGAGCGCGAGCTGGGCATGCCCTGCTGCCCGATGACCTGGCCCGTGGGCCAGGGCAAGAGCTTCGGCGGCATCATCAACCTGCGCACCCGCACCATGACGGTGTTCGAGTCGGGCAGCGAGCGCCGCCCGCAGGACTTCGAGACCATCCCGTTGTCCGACGCCGACAAGCTGCGCGCGCGTTTCGGCGACACCTTCGACACCGCTATGGAAAGCATGGAGCTGGCGGTGGGCGCCTCGCCCGAATGGGACCACGAGGCCTTCCTGGCGGGCAAGCTCACGCCGGTGTTCTTCGGCTCGGGCGTGAACAACTTCGGCGTGATGGAAGTGCTCGACGCGCTGGTCGACATGTCGCCGCCGCCGGGCCCGCGCACCAGCACGCTGGTGGTGAACAAGCAGCCGGTGGTGAAGACCATCGAGCCCGAGGACAAAGGTTTCTCCGGCGTGGTCTTCAAGGTCCAGGCGAACATGGACGCCAACCACCGCGACCGCATTGCCTTCGTGCGCGTGGCCTCGGGCCGCTACACCCCGGGCATGAAGCTGCGCGTGCAGCGCACCGGCAAGGACATGCGCCCGACCTCGGTCGTGACCTTCATGAGCCAGCGCCGAGAAGCCGTCGAGGAGGCCTACGCCGGCGACATCATCGGCTTCACCATCCACGGCGGCGTGCAGCTGGGCGACACCATCACCGATGGCGCGGCGCTGCAGTTCACCGGCCTGCCCTTCTTTGCCCCGGAAATGTTCATGACCGTGGTGCTGAAGAACCCGCTGCGCACCAAGCAGCTGCAGCAGGGCCTGGCCCAGCTCGGCGAGGAAGGCGCGATCCAGGTGTTCAAGCCCGATGCCGGCGGCAACATGCTGCTGGGCGCCATCGGCCAGCTGCAGTTCGAGGTCGTGCAGCACCGCCTGAAGGCCGAGTACGACGCCGACATCCGCCTTGAAGGCTGCCAGTACACGGGCGCGCGCTGGATCACGGCCGACAGCCCGGCCGAGCTGCGCGAGTTCGAGAATGCCTATGTGCTGCGCATGGCG
- a CDS encoding MFS transporter, with product MSSPSSGAVPQPSWVVRGSPAYRRISLALFLAGFATFSLLYCVQPLLPAFVAHFGVTPAASALSLSLTTGCLAVAIVLAGALSEGLGRRGLMFVSMLLAALCNLAASLAPGWEALLAARALEGLLLGGVPAVAMAYLSEEIEPAGLGFAMGLYVGGSALGGMLGRVAMGAMTEYIDWHWALAALSLVNLLAAIGFYLLLPPSRNFQRKTGLGAAYHLRAWGAHLAQPGLLCLFLIAFGLMGVFVSIYNYLGFLLAGEPYALSPLQVSHVFYAYLFGVVASPVAGALADRFGRAPVLLGGVAFMALGLLLTLGAALASIVAGIMLMTMGFFTAHSVASGWVGRLATQSKGHASSLYLLGYYLGSSLLGAGGGWFMQHTGWAGLVASMLVLLAGVFLLGVRVRGLARQGRPAV from the coding sequence ATGTCTTCCCCTTCCAGCGGCGCCGTGCCGCAGCCTTCCTGGGTCGTGCGCGGATCGCCGGCCTACCGCCGCATCAGCCTGGCCCTGTTCCTCGCGGGATTCGCGACCTTCTCGCTGCTGTACTGCGTGCAGCCGCTGCTGCCGGCATTCGTCGCGCATTTCGGCGTGACGCCCGCGGCCAGCGCGCTGTCGCTGTCGCTGACCACGGGCTGCCTGGCGGTGGCGATCGTGCTGGCCGGTGCGCTGTCCGAAGGGCTGGGGCGGCGCGGCCTGATGTTCGTGTCGATGCTGCTGGCCGCGCTGTGCAATCTCGCGGCCAGCCTGGCGCCGGGTTGGGAGGCGCTGCTGGCGGCGCGCGCGCTCGAGGGCCTGCTGCTGGGCGGGGTGCCGGCCGTGGCCATGGCCTATCTGTCCGAGGAGATCGAACCGGCGGGGCTGGGCTTTGCCATGGGCCTGTATGTCGGCGGCTCGGCGCTCGGCGGCATGCTCGGACGCGTGGCGATGGGGGCGATGACCGAATACATCGACTGGCACTGGGCGCTGGCCGCGCTGAGCCTGGTCAACCTGCTGGCCGCCATCGGCTTTTACCTGCTGCTGCCGCCCTCGCGCAACTTCCAGCGCAAGACCGGCCTGGGCGCGGCCTACCACCTGCGCGCCTGGGGCGCGCACCTCGCGCAGCCGGGACTGCTGTGCCTGTTCCTGATCGCCTTCGGGCTGATGGGCGTGTTCGTCAGCATCTACAACTACCTGGGTTTCCTGCTGGCGGGCGAGCCCTACGCGCTGAGCCCGCTGCAGGTCAGCCATGTGTTCTATGCCTATCTGTTCGGCGTGGTGGCATCGCCGGTCGCAGGCGCGCTGGCCGACCGCTTCGGGCGCGCGCCGGTGCTGCTGGGCGGCGTGGCGTTCATGGCGCTGGGCCTGCTGCTGACGCTGGGCGCCGCGCTGGCCTCCATCGTCGCGGGCATCATGCTGATGACCATGGGCTTCTTCACGGCGCACTCGGTGGCCAGTGGCTGGGTGGGGCGGCTCGCGACCCAGTCCAAGGGGCATGCGTCGTCGCTGTACCTGCTGGGCTATTACCTGGGATCCAGCCTGCTGGGGGCGGGTGGGGGGTGGTTCATGCAGCACACGGGCTGGGCGGGACTGGTGGCGAGCATGCTGGTGTTGTTGGCGGGGGTGTTTCTATTGGGGGTGCGGGTGCGGGGGCTGGCGCGGCAGGGGAGGCCCGCTGTGTGA